A DNA window from Trichomycterus rosablanca isolate fTriRos1 chromosome 9, fTriRos1.hap1, whole genome shotgun sequence contains the following coding sequences:
- the vipas39 gene encoding spermatogenesis-defective protein 39 homolog — MNRGKADEEEHWHNSTLSAFTFEDDDDEFAKLKESKRAVKSILVDDDDDYEDDVEKITWSGEPVGSISWSVKETASSIRSGGEQGFPKISTTPSLPKQGSGYSLSSLFKAKSKPFQSFTESFSDTSTRMYAPELRKPKSEFQDYQSDWSPEETIRRMRKGKVYSLGRFRSLEDKLRLLDEAVEAHDGNVITAVLIYLKKSLSKEILFRELMLREIALRHYVHYLKEMGEQKHLLELMKALGRTEDMALMQYKEHLNISDEGKRRDFLKNCLSLPFSQDDATHVQDHFTLLERQIVIEAADKKNNTEIFKRFPRKASVLNMSIITTLYYSCFYHYEESEGTFSSPANIRKTFRISEKQYILTALGARAKLKSWGDVDNLFTTKNWLGYTKKRSSIGFHRVVDILQKNNAPIQVLEVYVNLIDDTEMKLSLAQKYKCHKIVIDTCRDLKDRQQLLMYQAKLEQGSRERKEIEELFQNPQIRWKN, encoded by the exons ATGAACAGAGGTAAAGCAGATGAGGAGGAACACTGGCACAACTCCACATTAAGTGCTTTCACatttgaagatgatgatgacgaATTTGCCAAG CTGAAGGAATCCAAACGTGCAGTGAAAAGCATCCtggttgatgatgatgatgattatgagGATGATGTTGAAAAGATCACTTGGAGTGGAGAGCCTGTTGGAA GTATCTCTTGGTCTGTCAAAGAGACAGCTTCCAGCATCCGTTCAGGTGGAGAACAAGGCTTTCCAAAAATCAGCACCACCCCCTCATTACCGAAACAGGGTTCTGGATACTCCCTAAGTTCCTTGTTTAAAG caAAGAGCAAGCCATTTCAGTCATTTACTGAAT CTTTTAGTGATACGTCAACCAGAATGTATGCACCAGAACTGCGCAAACCCAAGTCAGAGTTCCAG GACTATCAGAGTGACTGGAGCCCTGAAGAGACGATAAGAAGGATGAGAAAAGGGAAG GTATATTCTCTGGGGAGGTTTCGCTCTCTAGAGGACAAGCTGCGACTGTTGGATGAAGCAGTCGAAGCTCATGATGGCAATGTCATTACCGCA gtattaatatatttaaagaaATCATTAAGTAAAG AAATCCTTTTCCGAGAATTGATGTTGAGGGAAATAGCTTTGAGGCATTATGTTCACTATTTAAAAGAGATGGGAGAACAGAAACATTTGCTGGAATTAATGAA GGCTCTTGGCAGAACAGAGGACATGGCG tTAATGCAGTACAAGGAACATTTAAATATCAGTGATGAAGGCAAAAGGAGGGACTTTCTTAAAAACTGCCTCAg TCTTCCTTTCTCACAAGATGATGCCACTCATGTGCAAGACCATTTCACTCTCCTAGAGAGACAGATCGTCATCGAG GCTGCTgacaagaaaaacaacacagaaatcTTTAAAAGGTTCCCCAGAAAAGCTTCAGTCTTAAACATGTCAATCATCACCACACTGTACTACTCCTGCTTCTACCACTATGAAGAGTCTGAG GGTACTTTCAGTAGTCCAGCTAATATCAGGAAAACATTCAGG ATCTCGGAAAAGCAGTACATCCTTACAGCTCTTGGAGCTAGAGCAAAGTTAAAATCCTGGGGGGATgttgataatttatttaccacCAAAAACTGGCTGGGTTACACCAAGAAGAGATCTTCTATTGGCTTTCACCGCGTCGTTGATATCCTGCAGAAAAACAACGCTCCCATACAG GTGTTGGAAGTATATGTGAATTTAATTGACGACACAGAGATGAAGCTCAGTCTGGCTCAGAAGTATAAATGCCATAAGATTGTTATAGAT ACATGCAGGGATCTGAAGGACCGTCAGCAGCTGCTTATGTATCAGGCGAAACTAGAGCAGGGTTCGCGTGAACGCAAAGAGATTGAGGAGCTTTTTCAAAACCCG CAAATTCGATGGAAGAACTGA